A window of Mustela erminea isolate mMusErm1 chromosome 19, mMusErm1.Pri, whole genome shotgun sequence genomic DNA:
CGAGCTACTAGAAGGGTGCCCGCGCCTGTGCGCCCTCGGCCTACACCTAGCTAGCCTGTCGGGCACTGCCCTCCAGGTGCTGGCAGCGCCGGACCGCGCGCCTTTCGCTCTCCTGGCCCTACGGTGCGCGTGCCCCGAGGACGCACGCGCGCCACGCTTGCCCGAGGAAGCCTGGGCCGCGGTGCGCCGCCGCCACCCAGGACTGGCcgtggagctggagctggagccagCGCTGCCGGCTGAGAGCGTGACGCGCGTCCTACAACCTGCCGTGCCAGTGGCTGCGCTACgtctctgcctctctggggaTACGGTAGGCCCGGTGTGCTTTGCAGCGCGCCACTACTGCGCAACCTTGCGCGCGCTTGAGGTGCGCGCTGCTGCCTCAGCGGAACTGGACGCCGCACTGGAGTTGCTGGCGGCGCGCTGCGCGGGCCTGCGCGAAGTACACTGCTTCTGCGTGGTACGACCCTCTGTGTTGCACGCCTTCCGCGCGCATTGTCCGCGCCTGCGCAGCTACACGCTCAAACTAACGCGGGAGCCCCATCCCTGGCTGCCCACGCCTGTGGCGTGATGGGGTGGTCGCCTCTCCAGTATATATGTGGCCGCTAAGATGCTGGATGCATTTGTCCAGGCGTACACCAACTGCCAGCCCGCTCCTTCGGGTCTCTGTTGCGTCTTGTGCCTCTGGAAGATGAGCGCATGTAGGATAGCGTTGGGACCATCCCAGGGCGTCTTGAGTCCACTGGACGGATCTCCATAATGGGATCATCCTCCCCCAGTCCCACTCCTCTGCTGACGCTGCGCTAGCTCCACGGCCCTGGCGCGTGAGGGGGGCGGATAGAGAGAGGACCCTGGCTCCTGTGGCGACTCGGGTGTGagtgtgaaataaacaaatcctgTAGCAACACGCGTCCTCTGGAAGGCGGGGCCGGCTCTGAAGGGGGAGGGCGGGGAAACTTCAGAAGCCCAAGGACCCGACCGGGCTGGCACGGGATCGATCAGTTGTACCGATGCGGCTACGGAGGTCAGGGACAGGGCACTCCGCATCCTTGGAGTGACAGCGCCCCAGAATTCTGCGGGATGGTGCCAGCTTCTCTCCGCACCCGCTCTCCACACCCCTTGCTCCTATCTGCCCTCcctatccaggcaatggctatcGCCTTCTAGGGCTTTTCCAGCCCACACCGGGCCGCGCATGGGTGATTTCTCCCGAAGAGCAAAGGAGGAAACAGCCTGAGAAGGGTGGAACTAGAACCCGGGTCTTCCTCCCCACCGGACCCCTCCACTCACATTCGATCCCAGCCTTCCCTCTCCGTCTGCCGGTGCGGCTGCAGAGGTCTGAGCCCCGCCCCGCGGGTTCGCACGTGGTCCCCACCTGACCCCGCGCGGGGAGGCGGAGTAGGGCGGGGCGGGCGGCAAACGCAGCACTTTCCGCGGCTTTCACAAGCCCGCGGCACCCGGCCCGAGCTTTTAGCCGGCCGAGACTGCGCCATGCAGGAAGCGCCAGCCGCGCTGCCCACGGAGCCGGgccccagcccagtgcctgcGTTCCTCGGCAAGCTATGGGCGCTGGTGGGAGACCCGGGGACAGACCACCTGATCCGCTGGAGCCCGGTGAGGGCTGGGGCCCCGTGACTTCCCCAGTGGTCCCCAGGATCCTTCCACGTCAGTGAACATC
This region includes:
- the FBXL8 gene encoding F-box/LRR-repeat protein 8, whose amino-acid sequence is MAEPGEQLPEEVLALIFRHLSLRDRAAAARVCRAWAAAATCSVVWHNTTISCDCEREGTLLPYLSACLDHVHNLRLEFEPAREPSRRAATELLTALAVRTPGLRSLRLECRGEKPLFDAGRDILDAVHAICRAACALRHLDLRRLPFTLDDELVLQAARGCPELRSLFLDNCTLVGSVKPDSVLELLEGCPRLCALGLHLASLSGTALQVLAAPDRAPFALLALRCACPEDARAPRLPEEAWAAVRRRHPGLAVELELEPALPAESVTRVLQPAVPVAALRLCLSGDTVGPVCFAARHYCATLRALEVRAAASAELDAALELLAARCAGLREVHCFCVVRPSVLHAFRAHCPRLRSYTLKLTREPHPWLPTPVA